A single Catharus ustulatus isolate bCatUst1 chromosome 7, bCatUst1.pri.v2, whole genome shotgun sequence DNA region contains:
- the LOC116999023 gene encoding uncharacterized protein LOC116999023 isoform X1 gives MDTCKRWRLQRLVLQAARGHCARRWSSSGKSCSSWRMPLRVHRKRPGALRPHWGARQRWRWAELQRGVELQLLGAEPSPDWLRGDHQGALKGPLERPGQSQAELSAMLASGVEPEVLVSIKALCKAREEELQRPRPLRETQEEAQDWLEQAQAALGRHSPGAVLWALEALANHSTRALLASPAPSPQAPPTLRSHIQGCWGAVGGIWAQLPPLLSHLAQLKQRLQELQPHLEGKGSTCEATRLTLTRAGLEGFWGSLSQELQRQNCPKSPKSTPKSHSETAPELLEFDPKSDPKLSKLDSKSAPKSQEFDPKLAPKILELTPKVPKSPELAPKSDPKFDPKLAPKLPEFTPKLAPKIPKSDPKIPKLSEFAPKFDPKLSKFDPILAPKAPRSQEFAPKSRDFAPISALGRLQRRLQRGRGRVLRLQQHLRFLSAATRGRRAALRPLQEQVVGVARAGLGSAPPQLEGEGRHRRGLVLGALGEPLPNPGALPPLWETGRGLGGPQGALLSRAAILKQQLRQGALSVHRRRGLRGLGVGPGPEVPPLTPPPELTTQLRLVSTSCQERIRAWPRLLDLLDQWWTLPAQWTLATPRGHAPFSHWLQRWQSAALTLQATPTLEEGEGQGKKAPPPEGL, from the exons ATGGACACCTGCAAGAGATGGAG GCTGCAGCGGCTGGTCCTCCAAGCCGCCAGGGGGCACTGCGCGCGGAGGTGGAGCAGCTCCggaaagagctgcagctcctggaggatgCCATTGAGGGTGCACAGGAAGAGGCCTGGCGCCTTG AGGCCTCATTGGGGGGCGAGGCAGCGCTGGAGGTGGGCAGAGCTTCAGAGAGGGGTGGAGCTTCAGCTGCTTGGGGCGGAGCCAAGCCCTGATTGGCTGCGTGGCGACCACCAGGGGGCTCTAAAGGGGCCCCTGGAAAG ACCAGGCCAGTCCCAGGCAGAGCTTTCGGCCATGTTGGCCTCGGGAGTAGAACCGGAAGTGCTG gtGTCAATCAAGGCCCTGTGCAAGgccagggaggaggagctgcagaggccCCGCCCACTCAG GGAAACCCAGGAGGAGGCGCAGGATTGGCTGGAGCAGGCTCAG GCTGCactgggcaggcacagccccggggctgtgctctgggccTTGGAGGCGCTGGCCAATCACAGCACCAG GGCACtcctggccagccctgccccctccccccagGCCCCACCCACCCTGAGGAGCCACATCCAG ggctgctggggggcCGTGGGGGGGATCTGGGCCCAGCTCCCCCCgctcctgtcccacctggccCAGCTGAAGCAGcgcctgcaggagctgcagccacacctGGAGGGGAAGGGCAGCACCTGTGAGGCCACCAG gCTCACTCTGACCCGGGCGGGGCTcgagggattttggggctccctgAGCCAGGAACTACAGCGACAAAATtgcccaaaatctccaaaatccaccccaaaatcccactcaGAAACGGCCCCAGAATTGTTAGAATTTGACCCAAAATCTGACCCAAAATTATCAAAACTTGACTCAAAATCGGCCCCAAAATCGCAGGAATTTGACCCAAAATTGGCCCCAAAAATTCTAGAATTGACCCCAAAAGTCCCAAAATCACCAGAATTGGCCCCAAAATCTGACCCAAAATTTGACCCAAAATTGGCCCCAAAATTGCCAGAATTTACCCCCAAATTggctccaaaaatcccaaaatctgacccaaaaatcccaaaattgtcagaatttgccccaaaatttgacccaaaattatcaaaatttGACCCCATATTGGCCCCAAAAGCCCCAAGATCTCAGGAATTTGCCCCAAAATCTCGGGATTTTGCCCCAATCTCGGCCCTGGGGCGGCTCCAGCGGCGCTTGCAGAGGGGGAGGGGCCGAGTG CTgcggctccagcagcacctgcgGTTCCTGAGCGCGGCCACCAGGGGGCGCCGGGCGGCGCTGCGccccctgcaggagcag GTCGTGGGCGTGGCTCGAGCGGGACTGGGCTCggcccctccccagctggagggggaggggcggcACCGCCGTGGGCtcgtactgggagcactgggagagcccCTCCCCAACCCTGGTGCCCTCCCCCCACTGTGGGAAacggggagggggctgggggggccgCAG GGGGCACTGCTGTCCCGGGCAGCCATCTTGAAGCAGCAGCTCCGCCAGGGGGCGCTGAGTGTGCACCGGAGGAGGGGGCTTCGGGGCCTGGGGGTGGGGCCAGGACCGGAAGTGCCACCCCTCACCCCGCCCCCCGAGCTGACGACCCAGCTGCGATTGGTCAGCACCAGCTGCCAGGAGCGAATCAGGGCATGGCCCCGCCTCCTGGATCTGCTCGACCAATG GTGGACCCTGCCGGCTCAGTGGACCCTGGCCACGCCCCGTGGTCACGCCCCCTTCTCCCATTGGCTGCAGCGCTGGCAAAGTGCTGCCCTCACTCTGCAAGCCACGCCCACtttggaggaaggggaggggcAAGGGAAGAAGGCTCCACCCCCCGAGGGGCTCTGA
- the LOC116999023 gene encoding uncharacterized protein LOC116999023 isoform X7: MMAQALERWIREEMELPPSAIPSQAVLRRLCAGPTAPIWDFVTRHVRSERNVKKIRGNLRWYGHLQEMEAAAAGPPSRQGALRAEVEQLRKELQLLEDAIEGAQEEAWRLGVNQGPVQGQGGGAAEAPPTQGNPGGGAGLAGAGSGCTGQAQPRGCALGLGGAGQSQHQAPPTLRSHIQLRLQQHLRFLSAATRGRRAALRPLQEQVVGVARAGLGSAPPQLEGEGRHRRGLVLGALGEPLPNPGALPPLWETGRGLGGPQGALLSRAAILKQQLRQGALSVHRRRGLRGLGVGPGPEVPPLTPPPELTTQLRLVSTSCQERIRAWPRLLDLLDQWWTLPAQWTLATPRGHAPFSHWLQRWQSAALTLQATPTLEEGEGQGKKAPPPEGL; this comes from the exons ATGATGGCGCAGGCTCTGGAGCGCTGGATCCgggaggagatggagctgcCGCCCTCCGCCATCCCCTCCCAGGCCGTGCTCCGCAG gctctgTGCCGGCCCCACAGCCCCAATTTGGGATTTTGTCACCCGCCACGTCCGGAGCGAGCG GAACGTGAAGAAGATTCGGGGAAATCTGCGATG GTATGGACACCTGCAAGAGATGGAG GCTGCAGCGGCTGGTCCTCCAAGCCGCCAGGGGGCACTGCGCGCGGAGGTGGAGCAGCTCCggaaagagctgcagctcctggaggatgCCATTGAGGGTGCACAGGAAGAGGCCTGGCGCCTTG gtGTCAATCAAGGCCCTGTGCAAGgccagggaggaggagctgcagaggccCCGCCCACTCAG GGAAACCCAGGAGGAGGCGCAGGATTGGCTGGAGCAGGCTCAG GCTGCactgggcaggcacagccccggggctgtgctctgggccTTGGAGGCGCTGGCCAATCACAGCACCAG GCCCCACCCACCCTGAGGAGCCACATCCAG CTgcggctccagcagcacctgcgGTTCCTGAGCGCGGCCACCAGGGGGCGCCGGGCGGCGCTGCGccccctgcaggagcag GTCGTGGGCGTGGCTCGAGCGGGACTGGGCTCggcccctccccagctggagggggaggggcggcACCGCCGTGGGCtcgtactgggagcactgggagagcccCTCCCCAACCCTGGTGCCCTCCCCCCACTGTGGGAAacggggagggggctgggggggccgCAG GGGGCACTGCTGTCCCGGGCAGCCATCTTGAAGCAGCAGCTCCGCCAGGGGGCGCTGAGTGTGCACCGGAGGAGGGGGCTTCGGGGCCTGGGGGTGGGGCCAGGACCGGAAGTGCCACCCCTCACCCCGCCCCCCGAGCTGACGACCCAGCTGCGATTGGTCAGCACCAGCTGCCAGGAGCGAATCAGGGCATGGCCCCGCCTCCTGGATCTGCTCGACCAATG GTGGACCCTGCCGGCTCAGTGGACCCTGGCCACGCCCCGTGGTCACGCCCCCTTCTCCCATTGGCTGCAGCGCTGGCAAAGTGCTGCCCTCACTCTGCAAGCCACGCCCACtttggaggaaggggaggggcAAGGGAAGAAGGCTCCACCCCCCGAGGGGCTCTGA
- the LOC116999023 gene encoding uncharacterized protein LOC116999023 isoform X6 → MDTCKRWRLQRLVLQAARGHCARRWSSSGKSCSSWRMPLRVHRKRPGALRPHWGARQRWRWAELQRGVELQLLGAEPSPDWLRGDHQGALKGPLERPGQSQAELSAMLASGVEPEVLVSIKALCKAREEELQRPRPLRETQEEAQDWLEQAQAALGRHSPGAVLWALEALANHSTRALLASPAPSPQAPPTLRSHIQLRLQQHLRFLSAATRGRRAALRPLQEQVVGVARAGLGSAPPQLEGEGRHRRGLVLGALGEPLPNPGALPPLWETGRGLGGPQGALLSRAAILKQQLRQGALSVHRRRGLRGLGVGPGPEVPPLTPPPELTTQLRLVSTSCQERIRAWPRLLDLLDQWWTLPAQWTLATPRGHAPFSHWLQRWQSAALTLQATPTLEEGEGQGKKAPPPEGL, encoded by the exons ATGGACACCTGCAAGAGATGGAG GCTGCAGCGGCTGGTCCTCCAAGCCGCCAGGGGGCACTGCGCGCGGAGGTGGAGCAGCTCCggaaagagctgcagctcctggaggatgCCATTGAGGGTGCACAGGAAGAGGCCTGGCGCCTTG AGGCCTCATTGGGGGGCGAGGCAGCGCTGGAGGTGGGCAGAGCTTCAGAGAGGGGTGGAGCTTCAGCTGCTTGGGGCGGAGCCAAGCCCTGATTGGCTGCGTGGCGACCACCAGGGGGCTCTAAAGGGGCCCCTGGAAAG ACCAGGCCAGTCCCAGGCAGAGCTTTCGGCCATGTTGGCCTCGGGAGTAGAACCGGAAGTGCTG gtGTCAATCAAGGCCCTGTGCAAGgccagggaggaggagctgcagaggccCCGCCCACTCAG GGAAACCCAGGAGGAGGCGCAGGATTGGCTGGAGCAGGCTCAG GCTGCactgggcaggcacagccccggggctgtgctctgggccTTGGAGGCGCTGGCCAATCACAGCACCAG GGCACtcctggccagccctgccccctccccccagGCCCCACCCACCCTGAGGAGCCACATCCAG CTgcggctccagcagcacctgcgGTTCCTGAGCGCGGCCACCAGGGGGCGCCGGGCGGCGCTGCGccccctgcaggagcag GTCGTGGGCGTGGCTCGAGCGGGACTGGGCTCggcccctccccagctggagggggaggggcggcACCGCCGTGGGCtcgtactgggagcactgggagagcccCTCCCCAACCCTGGTGCCCTCCCCCCACTGTGGGAAacggggagggggctgggggggccgCAG GGGGCACTGCTGTCCCGGGCAGCCATCTTGAAGCAGCAGCTCCGCCAGGGGGCGCTGAGTGTGCACCGGAGGAGGGGGCTTCGGGGCCTGGGGGTGGGGCCAGGACCGGAAGTGCCACCCCTCACCCCGCCCCCCGAGCTGACGACCCAGCTGCGATTGGTCAGCACCAGCTGCCAGGAGCGAATCAGGGCATGGCCCCGCCTCCTGGATCTGCTCGACCAATG GTGGACCCTGCCGGCTCAGTGGACCCTGGCCACGCCCCGTGGTCACGCCCCCTTCTCCCATTGGCTGCAGCGCTGGCAAAGTGCTGCCCTCACTCTGCAAGCCACGCCCACtttggaggaaggggaggggcAAGGGAAGAAGGCTCCACCCCCCGAGGGGCTCTGA
- the LOC116999023 gene encoding uncharacterized protein LOC116999023 isoform X2 — translation MMAQALERWIREEMELPPSAIPSQAVLRRLCAGPTAPIWDFVTRHVRSERNVKKIRGNLRWYGHLQEMEAAAAGPPSRQGALRAEVEQLRKELQLLEDAIEGAQEEAWRLGVNQGPVQGQGGGAAEAPPTQGNPGGGAGLAGAGSGCTGQAQPRGCALGLGGAGQSQHQAPPTLRSHIQGCWGAVGGIWAQLPPLLSHLAQLKQRLQELQPHLEGKGSTCEATRLTLTRAGLEGFWGSLSQELQRQNCPKSPKSTPKSHSETAPELLEFDPKSDPKLSKLDSKSAPKSQEFDPKLAPKILELTPKVPKSPELAPKSDPKFDPKLAPKLPEFTPKLAPKIPKSDPKIPKLSEFAPKFDPKLSKFDPILAPKAPRSQEFAPKSRDFAPISALGRLQRRLQRGRGRVLRLQQHLRFLSAATRGRRAALRPLQEQVVGVARAGLGSAPPQLEGEGRHRRGLVLGALGEPLPNPGALPPLWETGRGLGGPQGALLSRAAILKQQLRQGALSVHRRRGLRGLGVGPGPEVPPLTPPPELTTQLRLVSTSCQERIRAWPRLLDLLDQWWTLPAQWTLATPRGHAPFSHWLQRWQSAALTLQATPTLEEGEGQGKKAPPPEGL, via the exons ATGATGGCGCAGGCTCTGGAGCGCTGGATCCgggaggagatggagctgcCGCCCTCCGCCATCCCCTCCCAGGCCGTGCTCCGCAG gctctgTGCCGGCCCCACAGCCCCAATTTGGGATTTTGTCACCCGCCACGTCCGGAGCGAGCG GAACGTGAAGAAGATTCGGGGAAATCTGCGATG GTATGGACACCTGCAAGAGATGGAG GCTGCAGCGGCTGGTCCTCCAAGCCGCCAGGGGGCACTGCGCGCGGAGGTGGAGCAGCTCCggaaagagctgcagctcctggaggatgCCATTGAGGGTGCACAGGAAGAGGCCTGGCGCCTTG gtGTCAATCAAGGCCCTGTGCAAGgccagggaggaggagctgcagaggccCCGCCCACTCAG GGAAACCCAGGAGGAGGCGCAGGATTGGCTGGAGCAGGCTCAG GCTGCactgggcaggcacagccccggggctgtgctctgggccTTGGAGGCGCTGGCCAATCACAGCACCAG GCCCCACCCACCCTGAGGAGCCACATCCAG ggctgctggggggcCGTGGGGGGGATCTGGGCCCAGCTCCCCCCgctcctgtcccacctggccCAGCTGAAGCAGcgcctgcaggagctgcagccacacctGGAGGGGAAGGGCAGCACCTGTGAGGCCACCAG gCTCACTCTGACCCGGGCGGGGCTcgagggattttggggctccctgAGCCAGGAACTACAGCGACAAAATtgcccaaaatctccaaaatccaccccaaaatcccactcaGAAACGGCCCCAGAATTGTTAGAATTTGACCCAAAATCTGACCCAAAATTATCAAAACTTGACTCAAAATCGGCCCCAAAATCGCAGGAATTTGACCCAAAATTGGCCCCAAAAATTCTAGAATTGACCCCAAAAGTCCCAAAATCACCAGAATTGGCCCCAAAATCTGACCCAAAATTTGACCCAAAATTGGCCCCAAAATTGCCAGAATTTACCCCCAAATTggctccaaaaatcccaaaatctgacccaaaaatcccaaaattgtcagaatttgccccaaaatttgacccaaaattatcaaaatttGACCCCATATTGGCCCCAAAAGCCCCAAGATCTCAGGAATTTGCCCCAAAATCTCGGGATTTTGCCCCAATCTCGGCCCTGGGGCGGCTCCAGCGGCGCTTGCAGAGGGGGAGGGGCCGAGTG CTgcggctccagcagcacctgcgGTTCCTGAGCGCGGCCACCAGGGGGCGCCGGGCGGCGCTGCGccccctgcaggagcag GTCGTGGGCGTGGCTCGAGCGGGACTGGGCTCggcccctccccagctggagggggaggggcggcACCGCCGTGGGCtcgtactgggagcactgggagagcccCTCCCCAACCCTGGTGCCCTCCCCCCACTGTGGGAAacggggagggggctgggggggccgCAG GGGGCACTGCTGTCCCGGGCAGCCATCTTGAAGCAGCAGCTCCGCCAGGGGGCGCTGAGTGTGCACCGGAGGAGGGGGCTTCGGGGCCTGGGGGTGGGGCCAGGACCGGAAGTGCCACCCCTCACCCCGCCCCCCGAGCTGACGACCCAGCTGCGATTGGTCAGCACCAGCTGCCAGGAGCGAATCAGGGCATGGCCCCGCCTCCTGGATCTGCTCGACCAATG GTGGACCCTGCCGGCTCAGTGGACCCTGGCCACGCCCCGTGGTCACGCCCCCTTCTCCCATTGGCTGCAGCGCTGGCAAAGTGCTGCCCTCACTCTGCAAGCCACGCCCACtttggaggaaggggaggggcAAGGGAAGAAGGCTCCACCCCCCGAGGGGCTCTGA
- the LOC116999023 gene encoding uncharacterized protein LOC116999023 isoform X5, whose product MDTCKRWRLQRLVLQAARGHCARRWSSSGKSCSSWRMPLRVHRKRPGALVSIKALCKAREEELQRPRPLRETQEEAQDWLEQAQAALGRHSPGAVLWALEALANHSTRALLASPAPSPQAPPTLRSHIQGCWGAVGGIWAQLPPLLSHLAQLKQRLQELQPHLEGKGSTCEATRLTLTRAGLEGFWGSLSQELQRQNCPKSPKSTPKSHSETAPELLEFDPKSDPKLSKLDSKSAPKSQEFDPKLAPKILELTPKVPKSPELAPKSDPKFDPKLAPKLPEFTPKLAPKIPKSDPKIPKLSEFAPKFDPKLSKFDPILAPKAPRSQEFAPKSRDFAPISALGRLQRRLQRGRGRVLRLQQHLRFLSAATRGRRAALRPLQEQVVGVARAGLGSAPPQLEGEGRHRRGLVLGALGEPLPNPGALPPLWETGRGLGGPQGALLSRAAILKQQLRQGALSVHRRRGLRGLGVGPGPEVPPLTPPPELTTQLRLVSTSCQERIRAWPRLLDLLDQWWTLPAQWTLATPRGHAPFSHWLQRWQSAALTLQATPTLEEGEGQGKKAPPPEGL is encoded by the exons ATGGACACCTGCAAGAGATGGAG GCTGCAGCGGCTGGTCCTCCAAGCCGCCAGGGGGCACTGCGCGCGGAGGTGGAGCAGCTCCggaaagagctgcagctcctggaggatgCCATTGAGGGTGCACAGGAAGAGGCCTGGCGCCTTG gtGTCAATCAAGGCCCTGTGCAAGgccagggaggaggagctgcagaggccCCGCCCACTCAG GGAAACCCAGGAGGAGGCGCAGGATTGGCTGGAGCAGGCTCAG GCTGCactgggcaggcacagccccggggctgtgctctgggccTTGGAGGCGCTGGCCAATCACAGCACCAG GGCACtcctggccagccctgccccctccccccagGCCCCACCCACCCTGAGGAGCCACATCCAG ggctgctggggggcCGTGGGGGGGATCTGGGCCCAGCTCCCCCCgctcctgtcccacctggccCAGCTGAAGCAGcgcctgcaggagctgcagccacacctGGAGGGGAAGGGCAGCACCTGTGAGGCCACCAG gCTCACTCTGACCCGGGCGGGGCTcgagggattttggggctccctgAGCCAGGAACTACAGCGACAAAATtgcccaaaatctccaaaatccaccccaaaatcccactcaGAAACGGCCCCAGAATTGTTAGAATTTGACCCAAAATCTGACCCAAAATTATCAAAACTTGACTCAAAATCGGCCCCAAAATCGCAGGAATTTGACCCAAAATTGGCCCCAAAAATTCTAGAATTGACCCCAAAAGTCCCAAAATCACCAGAATTGGCCCCAAAATCTGACCCAAAATTTGACCCAAAATTGGCCCCAAAATTGCCAGAATTTACCCCCAAATTggctccaaaaatcccaaaatctgacccaaaaatcccaaaattgtcagaatttgccccaaaatttgacccaaaattatcaaaatttGACCCCATATTGGCCCCAAAAGCCCCAAGATCTCAGGAATTTGCCCCAAAATCTCGGGATTTTGCCCCAATCTCGGCCCTGGGGCGGCTCCAGCGGCGCTTGCAGAGGGGGAGGGGCCGAGTG CTgcggctccagcagcacctgcgGTTCCTGAGCGCGGCCACCAGGGGGCGCCGGGCGGCGCTGCGccccctgcaggagcag GTCGTGGGCGTGGCTCGAGCGGGACTGGGCTCggcccctccccagctggagggggaggggcggcACCGCCGTGGGCtcgtactgggagcactgggagagcccCTCCCCAACCCTGGTGCCCTCCCCCCACTGTGGGAAacggggagggggctgggggggccgCAG GGGGCACTGCTGTCCCGGGCAGCCATCTTGAAGCAGCAGCTCCGCCAGGGGGCGCTGAGTGTGCACCGGAGGAGGGGGCTTCGGGGCCTGGGGGTGGGGCCAGGACCGGAAGTGCCACCCCTCACCCCGCCCCCCGAGCTGACGACCCAGCTGCGATTGGTCAGCACCAGCTGCCAGGAGCGAATCAGGGCATGGCCCCGCCTCCTGGATCTGCTCGACCAATG GTGGACCCTGCCGGCTCAGTGGACCCTGGCCACGCCCCGTGGTCACGCCCCCTTCTCCCATTGGCTGCAGCGCTGGCAAAGTGCTGCCCTCACTCTGCAAGCCACGCCCACtttggaggaaggggaggggcAAGGGAAGAAGGCTCCACCCCCCGAGGGGCTCTGA
- the LOC116999023 gene encoding uncharacterized protein LOC116999023 isoform X4, with protein MDTCKRWRLQRLVLQAARGHCARRWSSSGKSCSSWRMPLRVHRKRPGALRPHWGARQRWRWAELQRGVELQLLGAEPSPDWLRGDHQGALKGPLERCQSRPCARPGRRSCRGPAHSGCTGQAQPRGCALGLGGAGQSQHQAPPTLRSHIQGCWGAVGGIWAQLPPLLSHLAQLKQRLQELQPHLEGKGSTCEATRLTLTRAGLEGFWGSLSQELQRQNCPKSPKSTPKSHSETAPELLEFDPKSDPKLSKLDSKSAPKSQEFDPKLAPKILELTPKVPKSPELAPKSDPKFDPKLAPKLPEFTPKLAPKIPKSDPKIPKLSEFAPKFDPKLSKFDPILAPKAPRSQEFAPKSRDFAPISALGRLQRRLQRGRGRVLRLQQHLRFLSAATRGRRAALRPLQEQVVGVARAGLGSAPPQLEGEGRHRRGLVLGALGEPLPNPGALPPLWETGRGLGGPQGALLSRAAILKQQLRQGALSVHRRRGLRGLGVGPGPEVPPLTPPPELTTQLRLVSTSCQERIRAWPRLLDLLDQWWTLPAQWTLATPRGHAPFSHWLQRWQSAALTLQATPTLEEGEGQGKKAPPPEGL; from the exons ATGGACACCTGCAAGAGATGGAG GCTGCAGCGGCTGGTCCTCCAAGCCGCCAGGGGGCACTGCGCGCGGAGGTGGAGCAGCTCCggaaagagctgcagctcctggaggatgCCATTGAGGGTGCACAGGAAGAGGCCTGGCGCCTTG AGGCCTCATTGGGGGGCGAGGCAGCGCTGGAGGTGGGCAGAGCTTCAGAGAGGGGTGGAGCTTCAGCTGCTTGGGGCGGAGCCAAGCCCTGATTGGCTGCGTGGCGACCACCAGGGGGCTCTAAAGGGGCCCCTGGAAAG gtGTCAATCAAGGCCCTGTGCAAGgccagggaggaggagctgcagaggccCCGCCCACTCAG GCTGCactgggcaggcacagccccggggctgtgctctgggccTTGGAGGCGCTGGCCAATCACAGCACCAG GCCCCACCCACCCTGAGGAGCCACATCCAG ggctgctggggggcCGTGGGGGGGATCTGGGCCCAGCTCCCCCCgctcctgtcccacctggccCAGCTGAAGCAGcgcctgcaggagctgcagccacacctGGAGGGGAAGGGCAGCACCTGTGAGGCCACCAG gCTCACTCTGACCCGGGCGGGGCTcgagggattttggggctccctgAGCCAGGAACTACAGCGACAAAATtgcccaaaatctccaaaatccaccccaaaatcccactcaGAAACGGCCCCAGAATTGTTAGAATTTGACCCAAAATCTGACCCAAAATTATCAAAACTTGACTCAAAATCGGCCCCAAAATCGCAGGAATTTGACCCAAAATTGGCCCCAAAAATTCTAGAATTGACCCCAAAAGTCCCAAAATCACCAGAATTGGCCCCAAAATCTGACCCAAAATTTGACCCAAAATTGGCCCCAAAATTGCCAGAATTTACCCCCAAATTggctccaaaaatcccaaaatctgacccaaaaatcccaaaattgtcagaatttgccccaaaatttgacccaaaattatcaaaatttGACCCCATATTGGCCCCAAAAGCCCCAAGATCTCAGGAATTTGCCCCAAAATCTCGGGATTTTGCCCCAATCTCGGCCCTGGGGCGGCTCCAGCGGCGCTTGCAGAGGGGGAGGGGCCGAGTG CTgcggctccagcagcacctgcgGTTCCTGAGCGCGGCCACCAGGGGGCGCCGGGCGGCGCTGCGccccctgcaggagcag GTCGTGGGCGTGGCTCGAGCGGGACTGGGCTCggcccctccccagctggagggggaggggcggcACCGCCGTGGGCtcgtactgggagcactgggagagcccCTCCCCAACCCTGGTGCCCTCCCCCCACTGTGGGAAacggggagggggctgggggggccgCAG GGGGCACTGCTGTCCCGGGCAGCCATCTTGAAGCAGCAGCTCCGCCAGGGGGCGCTGAGTGTGCACCGGAGGAGGGGGCTTCGGGGCCTGGGGGTGGGGCCAGGACCGGAAGTGCCACCCCTCACCCCGCCCCCCGAGCTGACGACCCAGCTGCGATTGGTCAGCACCAGCTGCCAGGAGCGAATCAGGGCATGGCCCCGCCTCCTGGATCTGCTCGACCAATG GTGGACCCTGCCGGCTCAGTGGACCCTGGCCACGCCCCGTGGTCACGCCCCCTTCTCCCATTGGCTGCAGCGCTGGCAAAGTGCTGCCCTCACTCTGCAAGCCACGCCCACtttggaggaaggggaggggcAAGGGAAGAAGGCTCCACCCCCCGAGGGGCTCTGA